The following proteins are encoded in a genomic region of Bosea beijingensis:
- a CDS encoding metal/formaldehyde-sensitive transcriptional repressor codes for MPHTPEEKKRAVTRLRRIKGQTDALIAAVERGEECGALLQQLAALRGAATGLMAEVLESHLRETMARPAEAAQSAATDNDEIAAIMRVIRPYLK; via the coding sequence ATGCCTCATACGCCGGAAGAGAAGAAGCGCGCGGTCACGCGGCTGCGCCGGATCAAGGGGCAGACCGATGCCCTGATCGCCGCCGTCGAGCGCGGCGAGGAATGCGGTGCCCTGCTCCAGCAGCTCGCGGCGCTTCGTGGCGCCGCGACCGGATTGATGGCCGAGGTTCTGGAAAGCCATCTGCGCGAGACCATGGCCCGTCCCGCCGAGGCGGCGCAGTCGGCAGCCACTGACAACGATGAAATCGCCGCGATCATGCGGGTCATCCGCCCCTATCTGAAATGA
- a CDS encoding glutathione S-transferase family protein: MIKLYYHPSPNPAKIALFLEEAGLPYEMVPVDTRKGDQFKPDFLAINPNAKTPALTDGDVTIFDSNAILLYLAEKTGQFLPEHTPKARGEMLSWLMFVATGIGPYCGQAVHFSRFAPEKLHYAINRYAREAERHWGIVNDLLASRRYMLGDRYTLVDMSIWGWATRLSFAIGETWPEMLPHVKRHLDEISARPAAQRAVALKDQFAFKTDFDAEARKFLFPQNAHLAG; encoded by the coding sequence ATGATCAAGCTCTACTATCATCCCTCGCCGAACCCGGCGAAGATCGCGCTCTTCCTGGAGGAAGCCGGCCTGCCCTACGAGATGGTGCCGGTCGACACCCGCAAGGGCGACCAGTTCAAGCCGGACTTCCTCGCCATCAATCCCAACGCCAAGACGCCTGCCCTGACCGACGGCGACGTCACAATCTTCGATTCCAACGCGATCCTGCTCTATCTCGCCGAGAAGACCGGCCAGTTCCTGCCCGAGCATACGCCGAAGGCGCGCGGCGAGATGCTGTCCTGGCTGATGTTCGTCGCGACCGGCATCGGCCCCTATTGCGGCCAGGCCGTGCATTTCAGCCGCTTCGCGCCGGAAAAGCTGCATTATGCCATCAACCGCTATGCCCGCGAGGCCGAGCGGCACTGGGGCATCGTCAACGACCTGCTCGCCAGCCGCCGCTACATGCTCGGTGACCGCTACACGCTGGTCGACATGTCGATCTGGGGCTGGGCGACGCGGCTCTCGTTCGCCATCGGCGAGACCTGGCCGGAGATGCTCCCGCATGTGAAGCGCCATCTCGACGAGATCTCGGCTCGCCCTGCCGCACAGCGCGCCGTCGCGCTGAAGGACCAGTTCGCCTTCAAGACGGATTTCGATGCCGAGGCCCGGAAGTTCCTCTTCCCGCAGAACGCCCATCTGGCCGGCTGA
- a CDS encoding outer membrane protein has product MGSLKTLALAGGLALGVSAAAQAADLAYAPPPPPPEPLGLKGTISSGIYLRGDIGVGVQSVGKYQQDDVAQFGGAFFGKSDNAAFFGGLGVGYRFNNWLRFDVTGEYRGAGQIGVNDIVFNPFNNGNQTNTYKGNLTSLVTLFNGYFDLGTWNCLTPYIGAGIGFSQNRISGLTDQGALLGNFVGPTLGYANSGSKTDLAWALMAGVGYEVNKNLTLEAGYRYMNLGDAQSGRLINAFTGQIQAPLKAKDIESHDFRIGMRWNFGDPNCCGPVEREPVAYAPPPVVRKY; this is encoded by the coding sequence ATGGGCAGCCTGAAAACTCTCGCGCTGGCGGGCGGCCTGGCCCTCGGCGTTTCCGCCGCAGCACAAGCTGCCGATCTTGCCTATGCGCCGCCTCCCCCACCGCCGGAGCCGCTCGGCCTCAAGGGCACGATCTCGAGCGGCATCTATCTGCGCGGCGATATCGGCGTCGGCGTCCAGAGCGTCGGCAAGTACCAACAGGACGACGTCGCGCAGTTCGGCGGCGCCTTCTTCGGCAAGAGCGACAATGCCGCCTTCTTCGGTGGGCTCGGCGTCGGCTATCGCTTCAACAATTGGCTGCGCTTCGACGTCACCGGCGAATATCGCGGTGCCGGCCAGATCGGCGTGAACGACATCGTCTTCAACCCGTTCAACAACGGCAACCAGACCAATACCTACAAGGGCAACCTGACCTCGCTGGTCACCCTGTTCAACGGCTATTTCGACCTCGGCACCTGGAACTGCCTGACGCCCTATATCGGCGCCGGTATCGGTTTCTCGCAGAACCGCATCAGCGGGCTGACCGATCAGGGAGCCCTGCTCGGCAACTTCGTCGGCCCGACGCTGGGCTATGCCAATAGCGGCAGCAAGACCGACCTCGCCTGGGCGCTCATGGCCGGCGTCGGCTACGAGGTGAACAAGAACCTGACCCTCGAAGCCGGCTATCGCTACATGAACCTCGGCGATGCCCAGTCCGGCCGCCTGATCAACGCCTTCACCGGCCAGATCCAGGCCCCCCTCAAGGCCAAGGACATCGAGAGCCACGATTTCCGCATCGGCATGCGCTGGAACTTCGGCGACCCGAACTGCTGCGGCCCGGTCGAGCGCGAGCCGGTCGCCTACGCCCCGCCGCCGGTGGTGCGCAAGTACTGA
- a CDS encoding dihydrodipicolinate synthase family protein, which translates to MVGILERRGDLVRCDRIARLRDRRFIRLTGAADTIPAYLLAGGCGAITSVGNLAPHWLARLESAARSEFYGQAQILQRRPVPLLDLLAREPDPVLIKLALSMLHPEVGATCRAPLALPRPECVSLLCDAIEDLPHPPVGMATKTERNGAAVAARRA; encoded by the coding sequence ATCGTCGGCATCCTCGAGCGGCGGGGCGATCTCGTCCGCTGCGACCGGATCGCCCGCCTGCGCGACCGCCGCTTCATACGATTGACCGGGGCGGCCGACACCATCCCCGCCTATCTGCTCGCAGGCGGTTGCGGGGCGATCACCAGCGTCGGCAATCTCGCGCCGCACTGGCTGGCGCGGCTGGAGAGCGCGGCACGTTCCGAATTCTACGGCCAGGCGCAGATCCTGCAGCGGCGGCCGGTGCCGTTGCTCGACTTGCTGGCGCGAGAGCCCGATCCCGTCCTGATCAAGCTCGCCCTGTCGATGCTGCATCCGGAGGTCGGCGCGACCTGCCGCGCGCCGCTCGCGCTGCCGCGCCCGGAATGCGTGTCGCTGCTTTGCGATGCGATCGAGGACCTGCCGCATCCGCCGGTCGGCATGGCGACGAAGACCGAGCGCAATGGCGCGGCGGTCGCGGCTCGCCGTGCCTGA
- the aceB gene encoding malate synthase A, whose amino-acid sequence MSDTPTLTLPAGVTVKGALQPGFDQILTTEALAFVADLHRRFNETRKRLLALRAERQKRFDAGETPDFLAETKHIREGDWSVAPIPADLLDRRVEITGPVDRKMIVNALNSGAKVFMADFEDASSPVWANMIEGQINLRDRWANKIDFTDPTNGKDYKLKAKPAVLIIRPRGWHLPERHLQIDGEEASGSLVDFGLYVFHNAKAALAAGSGPYFYLPKLESHLEARLWNDVFVAAQSALGLKNGTIKATVLIETLPAAFEMDEILYELREHMAGLNCGRWDYIFSFIKKLARNKAYVLPDRSQVVMSKAFLRAYSLLLIKTCHKRGAFAMGGMAAQIPVKNNPEANAAAFAKVKADKEREAGDGHDGTWVAHPDLVPVAMEVFDRLMPQANQLDKKRDDVSIGARDLLEVHEGTRTEQGFRENIRVGVQYIEAWLRGRGAVPIYNMMEDAATAEISRAQIWQFCQYGVALDGGITADAALFKRCLPEEMERVKGELGPENYAKGRFPEAIALFETLSLAPNFEDFLTVPAYAKLN is encoded by the coding sequence ATGTCGGACACCCCCACTCTCACCCTGCCCGCCGGCGTCACCGTGAAGGGCGCCCTGCAGCCCGGCTTCGATCAGATCCTGACCACCGAGGCCCTCGCCTTCGTCGCCGACCTGCACCGCCGCTTCAACGAGACGCGCAAGCGCCTGCTCGCGCTGCGCGCCGAGCGCCAGAAGCGTTTCGACGCCGGCGAAACCCCGGATTTCCTCGCCGAGACCAAACATATCCGTGAAGGCGACTGGAGCGTGGCGCCGATCCCGGCCGACCTCCTCGACCGCCGCGTCGAGATCACCGGTCCGGTCGATCGCAAGATGATCGTCAACGCCCTGAACTCCGGCGCCAAGGTCTTCATGGCCGATTTCGAGGATGCGTCCTCGCCGGTCTGGGCCAACATGATCGAGGGCCAGATCAACCTTCGCGACCGCTGGGCGAACAAGATCGACTTCACCGACCCGACGAACGGCAAGGACTACAAGCTCAAGGCCAAGCCCGCCGTCCTGATCATCCGCCCGCGCGGCTGGCATCTGCCGGAGCGGCACCTTCAGATCGATGGAGAGGAGGCCTCGGGCTCCCTGGTCGATTTCGGCCTCTACGTCTTCCACAACGCCAAGGCGGCGCTCGCCGCCGGCTCCGGCCCGTATTTCTACCTGCCGAAGCTGGAGAGCCACCTCGAGGCCCGTCTCTGGAACGACGTCTTCGTCGCCGCCCAGTCGGCGCTCGGCCTGAAGAACGGCACGATCAAGGCCACCGTCCTGATCGAGACCCTGCCTGCCGCCTTCGAGATGGACGAGATCCTCTACGAGCTGCGCGAGCACATGGCCGGCCTCAATTGCGGCCGCTGGGACTACATCTTCTCCTTCATCAAGAAGCTCGCCCGCAACAAGGCCTATGTCCTGCCGGATCGTTCGCAGGTCGTGATGTCCAAGGCCTTCCTGCGCGCCTATTCGCTGCTGCTGATCAAGACCTGCCACAAGCGCGGCGCCTTCGCGATGGGCGGCATGGCGGCGCAGATCCCGGTCAAGAACAATCCGGAGGCCAATGCCGCCGCCTTCGCCAAGGTCAAGGCCGACAAGGAGCGCGAGGCCGGCGACGGCCATGACGGCACCTGGGTCGCCCACCCCGACCTCGTCCCGGTCGCGATGGAAGTGTTCGACCGGCTGATGCCGCAGGCCAACCAACTCGACAAGAAGCGCGATGACGTCTCGATCGGCGCCAGGGACCTGCTGGAGGTTCACGAGGGCACGCGCACCGAGCAAGGCTTCCGCGAGAACATCCGCGTCGGCGTCCAGTATATCGAGGCCTGGCTGCGCGGCCGCGGCGCAGTGCCGATCTACAACATGATGGAAGATGCAGCGACGGCCGAGATCAGCCGCGCCCAGATCTGGCAGTTCTGCCAGTATGGCGTCGCGCTCGACGGCGGGATCACCGCCGATGCCGCGCTGTTCAAGCGCTGCCTGCCGGAAGAGATGGAGCGCGTGAAGGGCGAGCTCGGGCCTGAAAACTATGCCAAGGGCCGCTTCCCCGAGGCGATTGCGCTGTTCGAGACGCTTTCGCTGGCGCCGAACTTCGAGGATTTCCTAACCGTCCCCGCCTACGCCAAGCTGAACTGA
- a CDS encoding low affinity iron permease family protein: protein MAKRRMPQSDRSLFTRLSQTVSHWAGRPQTFIGAAALIVLWALSGPFFGYNDTWQLVVNTSTTVVTFLMVFIIQNSQNRDTAAMQIKLDELICRLEGAREELLDLEELDEDKLEAIRDEFEAMAAKARKLASSAPEKPSA from the coding sequence ATGGCCAAGCGCCGCATGCCGCAGAGCGACCGCTCGCTCTTCACCCGCCTGTCGCAAACCGTCTCGCATTGGGCCGGACGGCCGCAAACCTTCATCGGCGCGGCTGCCCTCATCGTGCTCTGGGCGCTCTCCGGCCCGTTCTTCGGCTATAACGACACCTGGCAATTGGTGGTGAACACGTCGACGACGGTCGTCACCTTCCTGATGGTCTTCATCATCCAGAACAGCCAGAACCGCGACACGGCTGCGATGCAGATCAAGCTCGACGAACTAATCTGCCGGCTGGAAGGCGCCCGCGAGGAACTGCTCGATCTCGAAGAACTCGATGAGGACAAGCTCGAAGCGATCCGCGACGAGTTCGAGGCCATGGCGGCCAAGGCCCGAAAGCTCGCCTCGTCGGCTCCCGAAAAACCGTCGGCATAG
- a CDS encoding S-(hydroxymethyl)glutathione dehydrogenase/class III alcohol dehydrogenase, with translation MKTRAAVAWEAGKPLTIETIEIGGPKAGEVLVEVMATGICHTDAYTLSGLDSEGKFPAILGHEGAGIVREVGAGVTSLKPGDHVIPLYTPECRSCKSCLSRRTNLCTSIRATQGQGVMPDGTSRFSCDGGEVFHYMGCSTFANFTVLPEIALAKVREDAPFDKICYIGCGVTTGIGAVIYTAKVWPGANVVVFGLGGIGLNVIQGARMVGADKIIGVDINPAKRAMAEKFGMTDFINPSEIGNDKVVQAIVDLTGGGADFSFDATGNTNVMRQALECCHRGWGESIVIGVAEAGKEIATRPFQLVTGRVWKGTAFGGARGRTDVPKIVDWYMEGKINIDDLITHKLSLDEINTGFDLMHEGKSIRSVVVY, from the coding sequence ATGAAGACCCGCGCCGCCGTCGCCTGGGAAGCCGGCAAGCCCCTCACCATCGAGACCATCGAGATCGGCGGCCCGAAGGCTGGCGAAGTCTTGGTCGAGGTCATGGCGACCGGCATCTGCCATACGGATGCCTACACGCTCTCGGGGCTGGATTCGGAGGGCAAGTTCCCCGCGATCCTCGGCCATGAGGGGGCCGGCATCGTGCGCGAGGTCGGCGCCGGCGTGACCTCGCTGAAGCCCGGCGATCACGTCATCCCGCTCTACACGCCGGAATGCCGGAGCTGTAAGTCCTGCCTCTCGCGCCGAACCAATCTCTGCACCTCGATCCGTGCGACCCAGGGCCAGGGCGTCATGCCGGACGGCACGAGCCGCTTCTCCTGCGATGGCGGGGAGGTCTTCCACTACATGGGTTGCTCGACCTTCGCGAACTTCACGGTGCTGCCCGAGATCGCGCTCGCCAAGGTCCGCGAGGACGCCCCCTTCGACAAGATCTGCTATATCGGCTGCGGCGTGACGACCGGCATCGGGGCGGTGATCTACACGGCCAAGGTCTGGCCGGGCGCCAATGTCGTGGTCTTCGGTCTCGGCGGCATCGGCCTCAACGTCATCCAGGGCGCCCGCATGGTCGGCGCCGACAAGATCATCGGCGTCGACATCAATCCGGCCAAGCGCGCCATGGCCGAGAAATTCGGCATGACCGACTTCATCAACCCGAGCGAGATCGGCAACGACAAGGTCGTGCAGGCGATCGTCGACCTGACCGGCGGCGGCGCCGATTTCTCCTTCGACGCGACCGGCAACACCAATGTCATGCGCCAGGCGCTGGAATGCTGCCATCGCGGCTGGGGTGAATCGATCGTCATCGGCGTAGCCGAGGCCGGCAAGGAAATCGCGACCCGTCCGTTCCAGCTCGTCACCGGCCGTGTCTGGAAGGGCACCGCCTTCGGCGGCGCGCGCGGGCGCACCGACGTGCCGAAGATCGTCGACTGGTACATGGAGGGCAAGATCAACATCGACGACCTGATCACCCACAAGCTCTCGCTTGACGAGATCAATACCGGCTTCGACCTGATGCATGAGGGCAAGTCGATCAGGAGCGTGGTGGTCTACTGA
- a CDS encoding DUF3616 domain-containing protein: MRYRLLATLIAASLLGPSFAQAATLAPEQRFRTLGDFSAKKPGRPARDVSGLACMPAANGVQRCLLINDEGSFAQFARIAENRITPDATLPIIGTEATPDTLGQPPQGICKMPGRFAELDGEAVAYADGAFYVAGSHGCSRKKGEFRLSSFHLARIKVDAEGTTTGKVELTYRLSDMLRRAGPAGAFFGRGLMDDNGLNIEGIAVTGDTLWAGLRAPSLGNRGFLVGASLKALFAPGHAQTTETPRIVELPAGSNRGIRDLAPLPDGRLLALLGPAQEQALPYSLMLIDPARPDAATSLGDLPARSGDKAESLTVLPPDDKGFAVLVGYDGPKNGHFESYRLPLEPR; encoded by the coding sequence ATGCGGTACCGCCTCCTCGCCACCCTGATCGCCGCAAGCCTGCTCGGCCCCTCATTCGCCCAGGCCGCAACGCTCGCACCGGAACAGCGCTTCAGGACGCTCGGGGACTTTTCCGCGAAAAAGCCTGGCAGGCCGGCGCGCGATGTCAGCGGCCTCGCCTGCATGCCCGCCGCGAACGGCGTGCAGCGCTGCCTGCTGATCAATGACGAAGGCTCCTTCGCCCAGTTCGCCCGCATCGCCGAGAACCGCATCACCCCGGACGCGACGCTGCCGATCATCGGGACCGAAGCCACGCCAGATACGCTGGGTCAGCCGCCGCAAGGCATCTGCAAGATGCCCGGGCGCTTCGCCGAGCTCGACGGCGAGGCGGTCGCCTATGCCGATGGCGCCTTCTATGTCGCCGGCTCGCATGGCTGCTCGCGCAAAAAGGGCGAGTTCCGCCTCTCGTCCTTCCACCTCGCCCGCATCAAGGTCGATGCCGAAGGCACCACCACCGGCAAGGTCGAATTGACCTATCGCCTGAGCGACATGCTGCGCAGAGCAGGACCGGCCGGCGCCTTTTTCGGCCGGGGCCTGATGGACGATAATGGCCTCAACATCGAGGGCATCGCGGTCACCGGCGACACGCTCTGGGCGGGCTTGCGCGCGCCCTCGCTCGGCAATCGCGGCTTCCTCGTCGGCGCCTCGCTCAAGGCCCTGTTCGCGCCAGGCCATGCACAGACGACGGAAACGCCACGCATTGTCGAATTGCCGGCCGGTAGCAACCGCGGCATCCGCGACCTCGCGCCCCTGCCCGACGGCCGCCTGCTCGCCCTGCTCGGCCCGGCGCAGGAGCAGGCCCTGCCCTATTCCCTGATGCTGATCGACCCGGCCAGACCCGACGCAGCGACGTCGCTGGGCGACCTGCCGGCCCGGAGCGGCGACAAGGCGGAATCCCTGACCGTCCTTCCGCCGGACGACAAGGGTTTCGCGGTGCTCGTCGGCTATGACGGCCCCAAGAACGGGCATTTCGAATCCTACCGCCTTCCGCTCGAGCCTCGCTGA
- the fghA gene encoding S-formylglutathione hydrolase, translating into MELLSSSKAFGGSQRVYRHDSAACACPMNFAIYLPHQIEDGPVPLLWYLSGLTCTHQNVMDKGEYRAAAAANGIAIICPDTSPRGEGVPDEPDNWQFGSGAGFYLDATQEPYARNYRMETYIRDELPELIGRHFPVDMNRQGIFGHSMGGHGAITLALKNPDRYRSVSAFAPIAQPSTAGWSRPAFEKYLGPDETTWRAYDTTLLIADGHRIRDLLVDQGTADGFLEEGLRPQLLDIACAAAGIPLQLTMRDGYDHSYNFISTFMAQHIAWHAERLTA; encoded by the coding sequence ATGGAACTGCTCTCCTCCTCGAAGGCCTTCGGCGGCTCGCAGCGCGTCTACCGGCATGACAGCGCGGCTTGCGCCTGCCCGATGAATTTCGCGATCTACCTGCCGCATCAGATCGAGGACGGGCCGGTTCCGCTGCTCTGGTATCTCTCGGGCCTGACCTGCACGCACCAGAACGTCATGGACAAGGGCGAGTATCGCGCTGCCGCCGCCGCCAACGGCATCGCCATCATCTGCCCGGATACCAGCCCGCGCGGCGAAGGCGTGCCGGACGAGCCGGATAACTGGCAGTTCGGCTCCGGCGCCGGCTTCTATCTCGACGCAACGCAGGAACCCTATGCCAGGAACTACCGCATGGAGACTTACATCCGCGACGAACTGCCGGAACTGATCGGCCGGCATTTTCCGGTCGACATGAACAGGCAGGGCATCTTCGGCCATTCCATGGGCGGACACGGCGCGATCACGCTCGCGCTCAAGAACCCTGACCGCTACCGCTCCGTTTCCGCCTTCGCGCCGATCGCCCAGCCCTCGACGGCCGGCTGGTCGCGCCCGGCATTCGAGAAATACCTGGGACCGGACGAGACCACATGGCGTGCCTATGACACGACCCTGCTGATCGCCGATGGTCACCGTATCCGCGACCTTCTGGTCGACCAGGGCACGGCCGACGGCTTCCTCGAGGAGGGCCTGCGCCCGCAATTGCTCGATATCGCCTGCGCCGCTGCCGGCATCCCGCTCCAGCTCACGATGCGCGACGGCTACGACCATTCCTACAACTTCATCTCGACCTTCATGGCCCAACACATTGCCTGGCATGCCGAGCGCCTGACCGCCTGA
- the gpmI gene encoding 2,3-bisphosphoglycerate-independent phosphoglycerate mutase, with protein MPPRPVMLMILDGWGWREESENNAVKLANTPNFDRLWAANPHAFLHTSGLDVGLPPGQMGNSEVGHLNLGAGRVVMQDLPRINQAIADGSIAVALEATGLVAGLKASGGACHLIGLVSPGGVHAHQDHAVALARILTAQGVTVHVHVFTDGRDTPPQSAAGYVKAFAAALPAGASIASVSGRYYAMDRDNRWERVEKAWRAMVLGEGERFPDAQAAIAAAYAQNVTDEFILPAAIGGYAGMKDGDGLLSFNFRSDRIREILAAVLEPDFAGFVRPRRPALVKAVSMTSYSAELDKVMPMLFAAQTLANGLGETVAKAGLKQVRMAETEKYPHVTYFFNGGEETPYPGEDRVMVPSPKVATYDLQPEMSAPELTRKAVEAIDSGRYDLVVLNFANPDMVGHTGVLAAAIKAVETVDAGLGAIAEAVGRQGGAMLVTADHGNAELMVDPVTGKPHTAHTTNPVPLLLVGGQGRGLADGRLADIAPTLLALMGLAQPAEMTGESRLR; from the coding sequence ATGCCGCCTCGCCCCGTGATGCTGATGATCCTCGATGGCTGGGGCTGGCGCGAAGAGAGCGAGAACAACGCCGTCAAGCTGGCAAACACGCCAAATTTCGACCGGCTCTGGGCGGCGAACCCGCATGCCTTCCTGCACACTTCGGGCCTCGATGTCGGCTTGCCGCCGGGGCAGATGGGCAACTCCGAGGTCGGCCATCTCAATCTCGGCGCCGGCCGGGTGGTGATGCAGGACTTGCCGCGCATCAACCAGGCGATCGCCGACGGTTCGATCGCGGTGGCCCTGGAGGCGACCGGCCTGGTTGCCGGTTTGAAGGCGAGCGGCGGCGCCTGCCATCTCATCGGCCTCGTGTCGCCGGGCGGCGTCCATGCCCATCAGGACCATGCGGTCGCGCTCGCCCGCATCCTGACCGCGCAGGGCGTCACCGTGCATGTCCATGTCTTCACCGACGGGCGCGATACGCCGCCGCAATCGGCGGCCGGCTACGTGAAGGCCTTCGCCGCCGCGTTGCCGGCGGGCGCCTCCATCGCCAGCGTTTCCGGCCGCTATTACGCAATGGACCGCGACAATCGCTGGGAGCGGGTCGAGAAGGCCTGGCGCGCGATGGTGCTGGGGGAGGGCGAGCGCTTCCCGGATGCACAGGCTGCGATCGCTGCCGCCTATGCGCAGAACGTCACGGACGAGTTCATCCTGCCGGCCGCGATCGGCGGCTATGCCGGGATGAAGGATGGCGATGGTCTGCTCAGCTTCAATTTCCGCTCGGACCGCATCCGCGAGATCCTCGCCGCCGTGCTGGAGCCGGATTTCGCCGGCTTCGTTCGGCCGCGGCGGCCGGCGCTGGTCAAGGCGGTCAGCATGACCTCCTACAGCGCCGAGCTCGACAAGGTCATGCCGATGCTGTTCGCAGCCCAGACGCTGGCCAACGGGCTTGGCGAGACCGTCGCCAAGGCGGGGCTCAAGCAGGTGCGGATGGCGGAGACCGAGAAATATCCGCACGTCACTTATTTCTTCAATGGCGGCGAGGAGACGCCCTATCCAGGCGAGGACCGGGTGATGGTGCCGTCGCCCAAGGTCGCGACCTATGACCTGCAGCCGGAGATGTCGGCGCCGGAACTGACCCGGAAGGCGGTCGAGGCGATCGATTCCGGTCGCTACGATCTCGTCGTGCTCAATTTCGCCAATCCCGACATGGTCGGCCATACCGGGGTGCTCGCCGCGGCGATCAAGGCGGTCGAGACGGTCGATGCCGGACTTGGCGCCATCGCCGAGGCCGTCGGGCGGCAGGGCGGGGCGATGCTGGTTACGGCCGACCACGGCAATGCCGAACTGATGGTCGATCCGGTGACCGGCAAGCCGCATACGGCGCACACCACCAATCCGGTGCCGCTCTTGCTCGTGGGCGGGCAGGGCAGGGGGCTCGCCGATGGGCGCCTCGCCGATATCGCGCCGACGCTGCTCGCGCTGATGGGGCTTGCGCAGCCAGCCGAGATGACGGGTGAGTCGCGGCTGCGCTGA
- a CDS encoding haloacid dehalogenase type II encodes MSIKALVFDAYGTLFDVQSVAAVTDAAFPGHGATITQIWRLKQLEYTWLRALMDRYEDFWTVTRDSLDFTLRTLGLASSPELVARIAAAYDALLLYPEARSALEGLASHRLAIFSNGSPDMLKRLVAHAGITDLLETVISVDEIGVYKPDPRGYAHVEKRLGLARDEILFVSSNGFDIAGAKAHGFHVARIERVPAGSLRNELAAASTIDPALMFRALRMQPEQLGFQADATIAALTDLVSYVAGLSQA; translated from the coding sequence ATGTCGATCAAGGCGCTGGTTTTCGATGCCTATGGCACGCTCTTCGACGTCCAGTCGGTCGCCGCCGTCACCGACGCGGCCTTTCCCGGGCATGGCGCGACGATCACCCAGATCTGGCGCTTGAAGCAGCTCGAATACACCTGGCTGCGCGCCCTGATGGATCGCTACGAGGACTTCTGGACCGTTACCCGCGACTCCCTTGATTTCACGCTCAGGACGCTCGGCCTCGCCTCCTCGCCCGAGCTCGTGGCCAGGATCGCGGCCGCCTATGACGCGCTGCTGCTCTACCCCGAGGCCCGCTCCGCGCTCGAAGGCCTCGCCTCCCACCGCCTCGCCATCTTCTCGAATGGCAGCCCGGACATGTTGAAGCGGCTCGTCGCCCATGCCGGCATCACCGACCTGCTGGAGACCGTCATCAGCGTCGATGAGATCGGCGTCTACAAGCCCGATCCGCGCGGCTACGCACATGTCGAGAAGCGGCTCGGCCTCGCCCGCGACGAAATCCTCTTCGTCTCCTCGAACGGCTTCGACATCGCCGGTGCCAAGGCGCATGGCTTCCATGTCGCGCGCATCGAGCGCGTGCCGGCAGGCAGCCTGCGCAATGAACTTGCCGCCGCGTCGACGATCGACCCCGCGCTCATGTTCAGGGCACTCCGGATGCAGCCGGAGCAGCTCGGCTTCCAGGCCGATGCGACCATTGCCGCGCTGACCGATCTCGTCTCCTATGTCGCCGGACTGAGCCAGGCCTGA
- a CDS encoding NUDIX hydrolase: protein MDFRNDLSRAVERYRAEIADPREHLALLRWQMAQGHALDRRDTFPGHLTTSAFVLSPDHAQVLLIDHVVIGRWLQPGGHWEEAEQFHLSAAREAIEETGVQGLVLHPWHQGGDLPFTIDSHDVPGKPSRGEPAHIHHDLQYLFLADPALPLVAQVEEVHAAAWKPIDALAEIAPRALERLSNLPPS, encoded by the coding sequence ATGGATTTTCGAAACGACCTCTCCCGCGCCGTCGAGCGCTATCGCGCAGAAATCGCCGACCCGCGCGAGCACCTCGCCTTGCTGCGCTGGCAGATGGCGCAGGGCCATGCGCTCGACCGGCGCGACACCTTCCCCGGCCATCTCACCACCAGCGCCTTCGTGCTTTCGCCCGATCATGCGCAGGTGCTGCTGATCGATCACGTCGTGATCGGCCGCTGGCTCCAGCCCGGCGGCCATTGGGAGGAAGCCGAGCAGTTCCATCTTTCCGCCGCGCGCGAGGCGATCGAGGAAACCGGCGTGCAGGGCCTTGTCCTGCATCCCTGGCATCAGGGCGGCGACCTGCCCTTCACCATCGACAGCCATGACGTGCCGGGCAAGCCGTCACGCGGCGAGCCCGCACATATCCATCACGACCTGCAATATCTCTTCCTCGCCGACCCGGCCCTGCCGCTCGTCGCACAGGTCGAAGAGGTTCATGCCGCCGCCTGGAAGCCGATCGATGCGCTCGCCGAAATCGCGCCGCGTGCGCTGGAGCGGTTGTCCAACCTGCCGCCTTCCTGA